One Palaemon carinicauda isolate YSFRI2023 chromosome 4, ASM3689809v2, whole genome shotgun sequence DNA segment encodes these proteins:
- the LOC137639509 gene encoding uncharacterized protein: protein MGQACKRVLTNLPTLTDSQRKDPERIIVALREYFIPQSNILYERFVFNTAKQKSDEMIDGFAMKLCRLADSCEFGNLQDELIRDRIVIGTTDETGRERLLRERPIPNLNQVIENLRAAEMSRSHKEAISGVAPVDHLKKMRNGRKGPNHQNQQGQKRSPTQGKKPAGKDNSTKMPKCNYCGKDKHLREQCPARNNTCKKCKNKGHWAAAC, encoded by the coding sequence ATGGGCCAAGCATGCAAGCGAGTGCTGACAAACCTACCAACACTCACTGATAGTCAGAGAAAAGACCCTGAACGCATCATCGTAGCCCTCAGGGAGTATTTTATTCCCCAAAGCAACATCTTATATGAAAGGTTCGTGTTCAATACCGCAAAGCAGAAGAGCGATGAGATGATAGATGGTTTTGCGATGAAGTTATGCCGATTGGCCGATTCGTGCGAGTTTGGCAATCTACAAGATGAACTAATCAGGGACAGAATTGTTATCGGCACAACTGACGAGACCGGCCGAGAGAGACTGTTGCGAGAACGCCCCATCCCCAACCTTAACCAGGTGATTGAGAACCTTCGAGCGGCGGAGATGTCCCGCAGCCATAAAGAAGCAATATCGGGGGTAGCTCCAGTTGACCATCTGAAAAAGATGAGGAACGGTCGGAAAGGTCCAAATCATCAGAATCAGCAAGGCCAAAAGCGGTCCCCAACCCAAGGCAAGAAACCAGCCGGCAAGGACAACTCTACAAAGATGCCAAAATGCAATTATTGTGGGAAAGACAAGCACCTAAGAGAGCAGTGCCCAGCCAGAAACAACACTTGCAAGAAATGTAAGAACAAAGGCCACTGGGCCGCAGCATGCTGA